One stretch of Flavobacterium sp. 9 DNA includes these proteins:
- a CDS encoding pseudouridine synthase yields the protein MNNKEGNNKRGGSRPNSSRPNSNKPKPPMAKRAQGPKKVKPAVKAAEEEKAEKIKKQNQAPKRQKAADEIRLNKYISNSGVCSRRDADIYIQSGNVKVNGVPVTEMGYLVKLNDVVNFDGVVLTPEKKEYILLNKPKNFTTALDEGQEYRNVLELVRGSTTAKIAPIGRMDKNTTGLLLFTNDTDMIRKFTLPSQKSSKIYQVSLDKNLKFEDLEKISKGLVLDGHRVFVEEISYIEKEAKSEVGLKLRSSNVKVVRAIFENFDYDVLRIDRVSFAGLTKKNLPRGNWRFLTDQEIINLKNV from the coding sequence ATGAACAATAAGGAAGGCAATAATAAAAGAGGTGGTTCTAGGCCAAATAGCTCTAGACCAAACTCTAACAAGCCAAAACCTCCTATGGCGAAGCGCGCTCAAGGGCCGAAAAAAGTGAAACCTGCTGTTAAGGCTGCTGAAGAAGAAAAGGCAGAAAAAATCAAAAAACAGAATCAGGCTCCAAAAAGACAAAAAGCTGCAGACGAAATTCGTTTGAACAAATATATCTCTAACTCTGGTGTTTGTTCACGTCGTGATGCCGATATATACATTCAGTCTGGAAACGTAAAAGTAAATGGCGTTCCGGTAACTGAAATGGGTTATTTAGTAAAATTAAACGATGTTGTAAACTTTGATGGTGTTGTTTTGACTCCTGAAAAGAAAGAATACATCTTGTTGAACAAACCAAAAAACTTTACGACCGCTCTTGACGAAGGTCAGGAATATCGTAATGTTCTGGAATTGGTTCGTGGTTCTACAACGGCAAAAATTGCTCCGATTGGTAGAATGGACAAAAACACAACTGGTTTATTGTTGTTTACTAACGATACTGATATGATTCGTAAATTTACTTTACCAAGTCAGAAATCGTCTAAAATCTATCAGGTTTCTCTAGATAAAAACTTGAAATTTGAGGATTTAGAGAAAATCAGTAAAGGTTTGGTTCTTGACGGACACCGCGTGTTTGTTGAAGAAATTAGCTATATTGAAAAAGAAGCAAAAAGCGAGGTAGGTCTTAAACTACGTTCATCGAATGTAAAAGTTGTTCGTGCAATTTTCGAAAACTTTGACTACGATGTTTTACGTATTGACCGTGTATCATTTGCTGGTTTAACCAAAAAGAATTTACCTAGAGGTAACTGGCGCTTTTTGACCGACCAAGAAATTATCAATTTGAAAAACGTTTAA
- a CDS encoding geranylgeranylglycerol-phosphate geranylgeranyltransferase, whose protein sequence is MLSRQHKLLMMKIVSLFSVVRGYNIPIIVLAQYLSAIFILAPEKRALDILLDFNLFLIVFASAITIASGYIINNFYDSQKDLINRPNKSMLDRLVSQKTKLSVYFTLNFIAALMALIVSWRAFLFFSGYIFLIWFYSHKIKKYPIVGNLTAAFMAVLPFFAILLYFYNKISFEEIEDHMSHFAVISAHAVFLFLLLLIREMIKDLENLKGDLANDYRTIPILYNETVSKQIITVLTFLTVIPVYVLIDIYDVGYMDIYFYVCFIVLLFFLLYLWKSNSKEQFLMLHNVLKFLIVSGVFCIVLINPSVLWHGKNLLLQT, encoded by the coding sequence ATGTTAAGCAGACAGCACAAACTTTTAATGATGAAAATTGTCAGTTTGTTCTCTGTGGTAAGAGGCTATAACATTCCGATTATTGTCTTAGCACAATATTTATCGGCAATTTTTATATTGGCTCCCGAAAAAAGAGCGTTGGATATTCTACTTGATTTCAACTTGTTTTTGATTGTTTTTGCTTCGGCAATTACGATTGCTTCCGGATATATTATTAATAATTTTTACGACAGTCAGAAGGATTTAATTAATCGTCCAAACAAATCAATGCTGGACAGATTGGTAAGTCAGAAAACGAAATTATCCGTTTATTTTACGCTTAATTTTATTGCTGCATTAATGGCTTTGATCGTTTCGTGGCGTGCTTTTTTGTTCTTCTCAGGATATATTTTTCTGATTTGGTTTTACTCTCATAAAATAAAAAAGTATCCAATTGTTGGTAATCTAACCGCAGCTTTTATGGCAGTTTTGCCTTTTTTTGCTATTCTGTTATATTTCTACAATAAGATTTCGTTTGAAGAAATTGAAGATCATATGAGTCATTTTGCCGTGATTTCGGCGCATGCAGTTTTCTTATTCTTGTTATTACTAATTCGGGAAATGATTAAGGATTTAGAAAACCTGAAAGGAGATTTGGCAAATGATTACAGAACAATTCCGATACTTTATAACGAAACGGTTTCTAAACAAATTATTACGGTTCTAACATTTTTAACGGTGATTCCGGTTTATGTCCTGATTGATATTTATGATGTGGGATATATGGATATTTACTTTTATGTTTGTTTTATTGTTCTTTTGTTTTTCTTGCTTTATTTATGGAAATCAAATTCTAAAGAACAATTTTTAATGCTTCATAATGTGCTTAAATTTCTGATTGTTTCGGGAGTTTTTTGCATCGTTCTGATTAATCCGAGTGTTTTATGGCACGGAAAGAATTTGCTTTTACAAACCTAG
- a CDS encoding DUF937 domain-containing protein: MTPNLQIELRRFISSNVVSKLNKFYFENDALLIKGIDVSIGTILMGLYNRAEESGFYKEIISLIKDDSTFYQEVDFTSGRILSVDDCYRLEGNAILKEIFTNKKGRISEMISNEVGIKSETAREILNFSALLVVSYLKNNIQLLDSLKLLLEEQKRDILNSIHPGIKIILGFSCFETVEDKNQSIGRSIFTLFGHNFFSF, encoded by the coding sequence ATGACTCCAAACCTACAAATTGAACTTAGACGTTTTATTTCTTCTAATGTTGTCTCAAAATTGAACAAATTTTATTTTGAAAACGATGCACTTTTAATCAAGGGAATTGATGTTTCAATAGGAACAATTTTAATGGGTTTGTATAATAGGGCGGAGGAGTCGGGCTTTTACAAAGAAATTATCTCACTAATAAAAGACGATTCCACATTTTATCAGGAAGTCGATTTTACCTCCGGAAGAATTTTATCAGTCGACGACTGTTACAGATTAGAAGGAAATGCAATACTAAAAGAAATCTTCACCAATAAAAAAGGCAGAATTTCTGAAATGATTTCTAACGAAGTCGGAATCAAAAGCGAAACGGCAAGAGAAATCCTTAACTTCTCAGCATTATTAGTCGTTTCTTACTTAAAGAACAATATCCAATTACTAGACAGTTTAAAATTATTGCTTGAAGAGCAAAAAAGAGACATTTTAAACAGCATCCACCCCGGAATCAAAATTATCTTAGGTTTCTCTTGTTTTGAAACAGTCGAAGATAAAAACCAATCAATCGGAAGATCAATCTTTACTTTATTCGGACATAACTTTTTCAGTTTCTAA
- a CDS encoding DUF456 domain-containing protein, protein MIVGIFGSFLPVLPGLSSCWVGLLLLYLTKAVENNYWILGITLLITIIITILDYVIPAKGTKKFGGSSYGIWGTNIGLIVGILAPIPFGVIIGPFVGAFVGELIYDSKNHRRALKAATGSLLGFLASSFINFLFCIIFLGIFLSITWKYRTLLF, encoded by the coding sequence ATGATTGTGGGGATTTTTGGTAGTTTTCTTCCGGTTTTACCTGGTTTATCCAGTTGTTGGGTAGGTTTGTTATTGTTGTATTTAACAAAAGCGGTAGAGAATAATTATTGGATTCTGGGGATCACACTTTTGATCACCATAATAATAACCATTCTCGATTATGTAATTCCGGCGAAAGGAACCAAAAAGTTTGGCGGAAGTTCTTACGGAATTTGGGGAACTAATATTGGCTTAATAGTTGGTATTCTGGCTCCTATACCTTTTGGAGTTATTATTGGTCCTTTTGTTGGAGCATTTGTAGGAGAGTTAATTTACGATTCAAAAAATCATCGTCGCGCATTAAAAGCTGCAACGGGATCATTGCTTGGTTTTTTGGCTTCGAGTTTTATTAATTTTCTTTTCTGCATCATTTTTCTGGGTATTTTTCTGAGTATAACATGGAAATATCGAACATTATTATTTTAA